From a region of the Nothobranchius furzeri strain GRZ-AD chromosome 12, NfurGRZ-RIMD1, whole genome shotgun sequence genome:
- the zmiz1a gene encoding zinc finger MIZ domain-containing protein 1a isoform X1 produces MNTLPSMDRHIQQTNDRLLCIKQHLQNPANFHSAATELLDWCGDPRAFQRPFEQSLMGCLTVVSRVAAQQGFDLDLGYRLLAVCAANRDKFTPKSAETSTCRRCQSDSALLSSWCEELGRLLLLRHQKNRQNEPQGKVPMQPSMNSMKPGLTHSDGSFPYDSVPWQQNNNQPPGSLSVVTTVWGVTNTSQSQVLCNPMANSNNHINPGGNQMGSVMSASAAGLSSPQFSTQQQQFPNKGGSNQSYMQQGMYGRPGYPGGPGGYSGSYSGGPNAPPGGMGMTTHARPSGDFTPPAAAAAAAAVAAAAATATATATATVAALQETQNKDMNQYGQMCPSFQMGPSPAYNSQFMNQPGPRGPPGAMNPSSMSSAMNNPTMSGPPMGMNQARSAGMTPFGAHGQRMPQQGYPGGPRQSMPMPGMKRPYPGEGSYGGQQYGPNSQFQTQQGQYPTSNASRPLPSPNYPSQRMPVQQGQGQYPPGMPMGQYYKQEPFNNQSTNFSGGGYSYSQGSGPPRPGNYPHSPVPGNPTPPMTPGSNIAPYLSPNQDVKPPFPPDMKPNMTTLPPPPNNPNEELRLTFPVRDGVVLEPFRLEHNLAVSNHVFHLRPSVHQTLMWRSDLELQFKCYHHEDRQMNTNWPASVQVSVNATPLTIERGDNKTSHKPLHLKHVCQPGRNTIQITVTACCCSHLFVLQLVHRPSVRSVLQGLLKKRLLPAEHCITKIKRNFSSVVASAGNAALNGEDGVEQTAIKVSLKCPITFRRIQLPARGHDCKHVQCFDLESYLQLNCERGTWRCPVCNKTALLEGLEVDQFMWGILNAIQNSEFEEVTIDPTCSWRPVPIKSELHIKEDPDGPLAKRFKTMSPSQMTMPNVMDMIAQLGPGPGPGSGPGPGPSPYHPHPGQHPSGNGGDYPGTGNSYHTQGSFDFPNGNHSGGSGGPPMNDFIHGPQLSHPPDGPGGLLSQDKPLSHSMTDAMSHSDQSHNSMQQSLHASPHPGSQTGPQLHHSGQPSQPPRQQQPQPQHPGQSSHPHSDLNFNPSSEGQMGQGAQDMPEPSLDLLPELANPEELLSYLDPPDLPANSNDDLLSLFENN; encoded by the exons AAACCAGCACCTGCAGGAGATGTCAGAGTGACTCAG CTCTGCTGTCGTCGTGGTGTGAGGAGCTGGGTCGTCTGCTCCTGCTGCGTCACCAGAAGAACAGGCAGAACGAACCGCAGGGAAAGGTCCCCATGCAGCCCAGCATGAACAGCATGAAGCCCGGCCTCACGCACAG TGACGGATCCTTTCCCTATGACTCAGTTCCCTGGCaacaaaacaacaaccagccccctGGATCACTCTCTGTAGTTACAACCGTGTGGGGTGTGACTAATACATCACAGAGTCAG GTGTTGTGTAACCCCATGGCCAACAGCAATAACCACATAAATCCTGGGGGTaaccagatggggtcagtgatgtcTGCTAGTGCAGCAGGGCTTAGCTCACCTCAGTTCAGCACTCAACAGCAGCAGTTTCCAAACAAAGGTGGTTCCAACCAATCGTACATGCAGCAGGGCATGTATGGCAGGCCTGGCTACCCCGGTGGCCCTGGAGGATACAGCGGAAG TTACTCTGGAGGCCCAAACGCCCCACCTGGAGGTATGGGAATGACTACCCACGCACGTCCTTCTGGTGACTTTActccacctgctgctgctgctgcagctgcagctgttgCTGCCGCCGCTGCTACAGCTACAGCAACAGCGACGGCCACAGTGGCGGCCCTGCAGGAAACCCAGAATAAGGACATGAACCAGTATGGACAG ATGTGTCCATCGTTTCAAATGGGGCCTTCTCCAGCCTACAACAGCCAGTTCATGAACCAACCCGGCCCACGAGGCCCCCCGGGGGCTATGAATCCATCCAGCATGAGTTCAGCTATGAACAACCCCACCATGAGTGGGCCTCCAATGGGAATGAACCAGGCTCGATCAGCAGGCATGACGCCTTTTGGAGCTCACGGCCAAAGGATGCCACAGCAAGGGTATCCTGGGGGACCTCGGCAGAGCATGCCCATGCCAGGGATGAAGAGGCCATATCCCGGAGAG GGGAGTTACGGAGGTCAGCAGTATGGGCCAAACAGCCAGTTCCAGACACAGCAGGGCCAATACCCAACATCAAATGCGTCCAGGCCACTGCCCTCCCCTAACTACCCTAGTCAGAGAATGCCAGTGCAGCAGGGCCAAGGACAGTACCCTCCCGGCATGCCTATGGGCCAGTACTATAAG CAAGAGCCCTTCAATAATCAGAGCACCAACTTTTCTGGAGGTGGATACTCCTACAGCCAGGGTAGCGGG CCCCCCAGGCCTGGTAACTACCCCCACTCGCCGGTCCCTGGAAACCCCACTCCTCCTATGACCCCTGGGAGTAATATTGCTCCATATCTGTCGCCAAACCAGGATGTGAAGCCCCCGTTTCCACCTGACATGAAACCAAATATGACAACACTTCCGCCCCCTCCAA ATAACCCTAATGAGGAGCTACGTCTGACGTTCCCAGTCAGGGATGGGGTAGTACTGGAGCCATTCCGCCTGGAGCATAACTTGGCTGTTAGTAACCACGTCTTCCACCTGCGGCCGTCCGTCCACCAGACCCTCATGTGGAG GTCAGACCTTGAACTGCAGTTTAAGTGCTACCACCATGAAGACCGGCAGATGAACACAAATTGGCCCGCCTCGGTCCAGGTCAGTGTCAACGCCACCCCACTGACCATCGAGAGGGGCGACAACAAAACCTCCCACAAACCGCTGCACCTGAAGCATGTGTGCCAACCAGGGAGGAACACCATCCAAATCACAGTCACCGCCTGCTGCTGT TCCCACCTGTTTGTGCTTCAGCTGGTCCACAGGCCATCTGTGCGCTCTGTCCTCCAGGGACTTCTGAAGAAGAGGCTCCTTCCTGCAGAACACTGCATCACCAAGA TTAAGAGGAATTTCAGCAGCGTGGTGGCTTCAGCAGGCAACGCCGCTCTTAACGGAGAGGACGGAGTGGAGCAGACGGCCATTAAAGTGTCGCTGAAATGTCCCATTACCTTCCGGCGCATCCAGCTACCCGCACGGGGGCACGACTGCAAACACGTGCAG TGCTTTGATCTGGAGTCCTACCTGCAGCTGAACTGTGAGCGGGGGACGTGGAGGTGTCCTGTGTGCAA taaaacagccttactGGAAGGTCTGGAAGTTGACCAGTTCATGTGGGGGATTCTCAACGCCATCCAAAA TTCTGAGTTTGAAGAGGTCACCATAGACCCAACATGTAGCTGGAGACCTGTTCCTATCAAGTCTGAGCTGCACATCAAAGAGGACCCCGACGGGCCTCTGGCCAAGCGCTTCAAGACCATGAGCCCGAGTCAGATGACCATGCCCAATGTGATGGACATGATTGCTCAGTTAGGGCCCGGTCCAGGACCAGGATCTGGACCAGGGCCAGGTCCAAGCCCATACCACCCTCACCCTGGTCAGCATCCCAGTGGCAACGGGGGAGATTACCCTGGAACAG GCAACAGCTACCACACCCAAGGGAGCTTTGACTTCCCTAATGGGAATCATTCTGGAGGTAGTGGAGGTCCTCCTATGAATGATTTCATCCATGGGCCCCAGCTGTCCCACCCCCCCGATGGACCTGGTGGCCTCCTCTCCCAGGACAAACCCCTTAGCCACAGCATGACCGATGCA ATGTCCCATTCAGATCAGTCCCATAACTCCATGCAGCAGAGCTTGCATGCGTCTCCACACCCTGGCAGCCAAACAGGGCCGCAGTTGCATCACAGCGGCCAGCCATCGCAGCCGCCTCGCCAGCAGCAGCCCCAGCCTCAGCATCCTGGGCAGAGCAGTCACCCGCACAGCGATCTGAACTTTAACCCCTCCTCAGAAGGGCAGATGGGTCAGGGAGCCCAGGACATGCCCGAACCCTCGCTGGAT CTGCTTCCAGAGCTGGCCAATCCAGAAGAGTTACTCTCATACTTGGACCCTCCCGACCTCCCGGCCAACAGCAACGATGACCTTCTCTCTCTTTTTGAGAACAACTAG
- the zmiz1a gene encoding zinc finger MIZ domain-containing protein 1a isoform X4 produces the protein MQPSMNSMKPGLTHSDGSFPYDSVPWQQNNNQPPGSLSVVTTVWGVTNTSQSQVLCNPMANSNNHINPGGNQMGSVMSASAAGLSSPQFSTQQQQFPNKGGSNQSYMQQGMYGRPGYPGGPGGYSGSYSGGPNAPPGGMGMTTHARPSGDFTPPAAAAAAAAVAAAAATATATATATVAALQETQNKDMNQYGQMCPSFQMGPSPAYNSQFMNQPGPRGPPGAMNPSSMSSAMNNPTMSGPPMGMNQARSAGMTPFGAHGQRMPQQGYPGGPRQSMPMPGMKRPYPGEGSYGGQQYGPNSQFQTQQGQYPTSNASRPLPSPNYPSQRMPVQQGQGQYPPGMPMGQYYKQEPFNNQSTNFSGGGYSYSQGSGPPRPGNYPHSPVPGNPTPPMTPGSNIAPYLSPNQDVKPPFPPDMKPNMTTLPPPPNNPNEELRLTFPVRDGVVLEPFRLEHNLAVSNHVFHLRPSVHQTLMWRSDLELQFKCYHHEDRQMNTNWPASVQVSVNATPLTIERGDNKTSHKPLHLKHVCQPGRNTIQITVTACCCSHLFVLQLVHRPSVRSVLQGLLKKRLLPAEHCITKIKRNFSSVVASAGNAALNGEDGVEQTAIKVSLKCPITFRRIQLPARGHDCKHVQCFDLESYLQLNCERGTWRCPVCNKTALLEGLEVDQFMWGILNAIQNSEFEEVTIDPTCSWRPVPIKSELHIKEDPDGPLAKRFKTMSPSQMTMPNVMDMIAQLGPGPGPGSGPGPGPSPYHPHPGQHPSGNGGDYPGTGNSYHTQGSFDFPNGNHSGGSGGPPMNDFIHGPQLSHPPDGPGGLLSQDKPLSHSMTDAMSHSDQSHNSMQQSLHASPHPGSQTGPQLHHSGQPSQPPRQQQPQPQHPGQSSHPHSDLNFNPSSEGQMGQGAQDMPEPSLDLLPELANPEELLSYLDPPDLPANSNDDLLSLFENN, from the exons ATGCAGCCCAGCATGAACAGCATGAAGCCCGGCCTCACGCACAG TGACGGATCCTTTCCCTATGACTCAGTTCCCTGGCaacaaaacaacaaccagccccctGGATCACTCTCTGTAGTTACAACCGTGTGGGGTGTGACTAATACATCACAGAGTCAG GTGTTGTGTAACCCCATGGCCAACAGCAATAACCACATAAATCCTGGGGGTaaccagatggggtcagtgatgtcTGCTAGTGCAGCAGGGCTTAGCTCACCTCAGTTCAGCACTCAACAGCAGCAGTTTCCAAACAAAGGTGGTTCCAACCAATCGTACATGCAGCAGGGCATGTATGGCAGGCCTGGCTACCCCGGTGGCCCTGGAGGATACAGCGGAAG TTACTCTGGAGGCCCAAACGCCCCACCTGGAGGTATGGGAATGACTACCCACGCACGTCCTTCTGGTGACTTTActccacctgctgctgctgctgcagctgcagctgttgCTGCCGCCGCTGCTACAGCTACAGCAACAGCGACGGCCACAGTGGCGGCCCTGCAGGAAACCCAGAATAAGGACATGAACCAGTATGGACAG ATGTGTCCATCGTTTCAAATGGGGCCTTCTCCAGCCTACAACAGCCAGTTCATGAACCAACCCGGCCCACGAGGCCCCCCGGGGGCTATGAATCCATCCAGCATGAGTTCAGCTATGAACAACCCCACCATGAGTGGGCCTCCAATGGGAATGAACCAGGCTCGATCAGCAGGCATGACGCCTTTTGGAGCTCACGGCCAAAGGATGCCACAGCAAGGGTATCCTGGGGGACCTCGGCAGAGCATGCCCATGCCAGGGATGAAGAGGCCATATCCCGGAGAG GGGAGTTACGGAGGTCAGCAGTATGGGCCAAACAGCCAGTTCCAGACACAGCAGGGCCAATACCCAACATCAAATGCGTCCAGGCCACTGCCCTCCCCTAACTACCCTAGTCAGAGAATGCCAGTGCAGCAGGGCCAAGGACAGTACCCTCCCGGCATGCCTATGGGCCAGTACTATAAG CAAGAGCCCTTCAATAATCAGAGCACCAACTTTTCTGGAGGTGGATACTCCTACAGCCAGGGTAGCGGG CCCCCCAGGCCTGGTAACTACCCCCACTCGCCGGTCCCTGGAAACCCCACTCCTCCTATGACCCCTGGGAGTAATATTGCTCCATATCTGTCGCCAAACCAGGATGTGAAGCCCCCGTTTCCACCTGACATGAAACCAAATATGACAACACTTCCGCCCCCTCCAA ATAACCCTAATGAGGAGCTACGTCTGACGTTCCCAGTCAGGGATGGGGTAGTACTGGAGCCATTCCGCCTGGAGCATAACTTGGCTGTTAGTAACCACGTCTTCCACCTGCGGCCGTCCGTCCACCAGACCCTCATGTGGAG GTCAGACCTTGAACTGCAGTTTAAGTGCTACCACCATGAAGACCGGCAGATGAACACAAATTGGCCCGCCTCGGTCCAGGTCAGTGTCAACGCCACCCCACTGACCATCGAGAGGGGCGACAACAAAACCTCCCACAAACCGCTGCACCTGAAGCATGTGTGCCAACCAGGGAGGAACACCATCCAAATCACAGTCACCGCCTGCTGCTGT TCCCACCTGTTTGTGCTTCAGCTGGTCCACAGGCCATCTGTGCGCTCTGTCCTCCAGGGACTTCTGAAGAAGAGGCTCCTTCCTGCAGAACACTGCATCACCAAGA TTAAGAGGAATTTCAGCAGCGTGGTGGCTTCAGCAGGCAACGCCGCTCTTAACGGAGAGGACGGAGTGGAGCAGACGGCCATTAAAGTGTCGCTGAAATGTCCCATTACCTTCCGGCGCATCCAGCTACCCGCACGGGGGCACGACTGCAAACACGTGCAG TGCTTTGATCTGGAGTCCTACCTGCAGCTGAACTGTGAGCGGGGGACGTGGAGGTGTCCTGTGTGCAA taaaacagccttactGGAAGGTCTGGAAGTTGACCAGTTCATGTGGGGGATTCTCAACGCCATCCAAAA TTCTGAGTTTGAAGAGGTCACCATAGACCCAACATGTAGCTGGAGACCTGTTCCTATCAAGTCTGAGCTGCACATCAAAGAGGACCCCGACGGGCCTCTGGCCAAGCGCTTCAAGACCATGAGCCCGAGTCAGATGACCATGCCCAATGTGATGGACATGATTGCTCAGTTAGGGCCCGGTCCAGGACCAGGATCTGGACCAGGGCCAGGTCCAAGCCCATACCACCCTCACCCTGGTCAGCATCCCAGTGGCAACGGGGGAGATTACCCTGGAACAG GCAACAGCTACCACACCCAAGGGAGCTTTGACTTCCCTAATGGGAATCATTCTGGAGGTAGTGGAGGTCCTCCTATGAATGATTTCATCCATGGGCCCCAGCTGTCCCACCCCCCCGATGGACCTGGTGGCCTCCTCTCCCAGGACAAACCCCTTAGCCACAGCATGACCGATGCA ATGTCCCATTCAGATCAGTCCCATAACTCCATGCAGCAGAGCTTGCATGCGTCTCCACACCCTGGCAGCCAAACAGGGCCGCAGTTGCATCACAGCGGCCAGCCATCGCAGCCGCCTCGCCAGCAGCAGCCCCAGCCTCAGCATCCTGGGCAGAGCAGTCACCCGCACAGCGATCTGAACTTTAACCCCTCCTCAGAAGGGCAGATGGGTCAGGGAGCCCAGGACATGCCCGAACCCTCGCTGGAT CTGCTTCCAGAGCTGGCCAATCCAGAAGAGTTACTCTCATACTTGGACCCTCCCGACCTCCCGGCCAACAGCAACGATGACCTTCTCTCTCTTTTTGAGAACAACTAG
- the zmiz1a gene encoding zinc finger MIZ domain-containing protein 1a isoform X2 produces MNTLPSMDRHIQQTNDRLLCIKQHLQNPANFHSAATELLDWCGDPRAFQRPFEQSLMGCLTVVSRVAAQQGFDLDLGYRLLAVCAANRDKFTPKSAALLSSWCEELGRLLLLRHQKNRQNEPQGKVPMQPSMNSMKPGLTHSDGSFPYDSVPWQQNNNQPPGSLSVVTTVWGVTNTSQSQVLCNPMANSNNHINPGGNQMGSVMSASAAGLSSPQFSTQQQQFPNKGGSNQSYMQQGMYGRPGYPGGPGGYSGSYSGGPNAPPGGMGMTTHARPSGDFTPPAAAAAAAAVAAAAATATATATATVAALQETQNKDMNQYGQMCPSFQMGPSPAYNSQFMNQPGPRGPPGAMNPSSMSSAMNNPTMSGPPMGMNQARSAGMTPFGAHGQRMPQQGYPGGPRQSMPMPGMKRPYPGEGSYGGQQYGPNSQFQTQQGQYPTSNASRPLPSPNYPSQRMPVQQGQGQYPPGMPMGQYYKQEPFNNQSTNFSGGGYSYSQGSGPPRPGNYPHSPVPGNPTPPMTPGSNIAPYLSPNQDVKPPFPPDMKPNMTTLPPPPNNPNEELRLTFPVRDGVVLEPFRLEHNLAVSNHVFHLRPSVHQTLMWRSDLELQFKCYHHEDRQMNTNWPASVQVSVNATPLTIERGDNKTSHKPLHLKHVCQPGRNTIQITVTACCCSHLFVLQLVHRPSVRSVLQGLLKKRLLPAEHCITKIKRNFSSVVASAGNAALNGEDGVEQTAIKVSLKCPITFRRIQLPARGHDCKHVQCFDLESYLQLNCERGTWRCPVCNKTALLEGLEVDQFMWGILNAIQNSEFEEVTIDPTCSWRPVPIKSELHIKEDPDGPLAKRFKTMSPSQMTMPNVMDMIAQLGPGPGPGSGPGPGPSPYHPHPGQHPSGNGGDYPGTGNSYHTQGSFDFPNGNHSGGSGGPPMNDFIHGPQLSHPPDGPGGLLSQDKPLSHSMTDAMSHSDQSHNSMQQSLHASPHPGSQTGPQLHHSGQPSQPPRQQQPQPQHPGQSSHPHSDLNFNPSSEGQMGQGAQDMPEPSLDLLPELANPEELLSYLDPPDLPANSNDDLLSLFENN; encoded by the exons CTCTGCTGTCGTCGTGGTGTGAGGAGCTGGGTCGTCTGCTCCTGCTGCGTCACCAGAAGAACAGGCAGAACGAACCGCAGGGAAAGGTCCCCATGCAGCCCAGCATGAACAGCATGAAGCCCGGCCTCACGCACAG TGACGGATCCTTTCCCTATGACTCAGTTCCCTGGCaacaaaacaacaaccagccccctGGATCACTCTCTGTAGTTACAACCGTGTGGGGTGTGACTAATACATCACAGAGTCAG GTGTTGTGTAACCCCATGGCCAACAGCAATAACCACATAAATCCTGGGGGTaaccagatggggtcagtgatgtcTGCTAGTGCAGCAGGGCTTAGCTCACCTCAGTTCAGCACTCAACAGCAGCAGTTTCCAAACAAAGGTGGTTCCAACCAATCGTACATGCAGCAGGGCATGTATGGCAGGCCTGGCTACCCCGGTGGCCCTGGAGGATACAGCGGAAG TTACTCTGGAGGCCCAAACGCCCCACCTGGAGGTATGGGAATGACTACCCACGCACGTCCTTCTGGTGACTTTActccacctgctgctgctgctgcagctgcagctgttgCTGCCGCCGCTGCTACAGCTACAGCAACAGCGACGGCCACAGTGGCGGCCCTGCAGGAAACCCAGAATAAGGACATGAACCAGTATGGACAG ATGTGTCCATCGTTTCAAATGGGGCCTTCTCCAGCCTACAACAGCCAGTTCATGAACCAACCCGGCCCACGAGGCCCCCCGGGGGCTATGAATCCATCCAGCATGAGTTCAGCTATGAACAACCCCACCATGAGTGGGCCTCCAATGGGAATGAACCAGGCTCGATCAGCAGGCATGACGCCTTTTGGAGCTCACGGCCAAAGGATGCCACAGCAAGGGTATCCTGGGGGACCTCGGCAGAGCATGCCCATGCCAGGGATGAAGAGGCCATATCCCGGAGAG GGGAGTTACGGAGGTCAGCAGTATGGGCCAAACAGCCAGTTCCAGACACAGCAGGGCCAATACCCAACATCAAATGCGTCCAGGCCACTGCCCTCCCCTAACTACCCTAGTCAGAGAATGCCAGTGCAGCAGGGCCAAGGACAGTACCCTCCCGGCATGCCTATGGGCCAGTACTATAAG CAAGAGCCCTTCAATAATCAGAGCACCAACTTTTCTGGAGGTGGATACTCCTACAGCCAGGGTAGCGGG CCCCCCAGGCCTGGTAACTACCCCCACTCGCCGGTCCCTGGAAACCCCACTCCTCCTATGACCCCTGGGAGTAATATTGCTCCATATCTGTCGCCAAACCAGGATGTGAAGCCCCCGTTTCCACCTGACATGAAACCAAATATGACAACACTTCCGCCCCCTCCAA ATAACCCTAATGAGGAGCTACGTCTGACGTTCCCAGTCAGGGATGGGGTAGTACTGGAGCCATTCCGCCTGGAGCATAACTTGGCTGTTAGTAACCACGTCTTCCACCTGCGGCCGTCCGTCCACCAGACCCTCATGTGGAG GTCAGACCTTGAACTGCAGTTTAAGTGCTACCACCATGAAGACCGGCAGATGAACACAAATTGGCCCGCCTCGGTCCAGGTCAGTGTCAACGCCACCCCACTGACCATCGAGAGGGGCGACAACAAAACCTCCCACAAACCGCTGCACCTGAAGCATGTGTGCCAACCAGGGAGGAACACCATCCAAATCACAGTCACCGCCTGCTGCTGT TCCCACCTGTTTGTGCTTCAGCTGGTCCACAGGCCATCTGTGCGCTCTGTCCTCCAGGGACTTCTGAAGAAGAGGCTCCTTCCTGCAGAACACTGCATCACCAAGA TTAAGAGGAATTTCAGCAGCGTGGTGGCTTCAGCAGGCAACGCCGCTCTTAACGGAGAGGACGGAGTGGAGCAGACGGCCATTAAAGTGTCGCTGAAATGTCCCATTACCTTCCGGCGCATCCAGCTACCCGCACGGGGGCACGACTGCAAACACGTGCAG TGCTTTGATCTGGAGTCCTACCTGCAGCTGAACTGTGAGCGGGGGACGTGGAGGTGTCCTGTGTGCAA taaaacagccttactGGAAGGTCTGGAAGTTGACCAGTTCATGTGGGGGATTCTCAACGCCATCCAAAA TTCTGAGTTTGAAGAGGTCACCATAGACCCAACATGTAGCTGGAGACCTGTTCCTATCAAGTCTGAGCTGCACATCAAAGAGGACCCCGACGGGCCTCTGGCCAAGCGCTTCAAGACCATGAGCCCGAGTCAGATGACCATGCCCAATGTGATGGACATGATTGCTCAGTTAGGGCCCGGTCCAGGACCAGGATCTGGACCAGGGCCAGGTCCAAGCCCATACCACCCTCACCCTGGTCAGCATCCCAGTGGCAACGGGGGAGATTACCCTGGAACAG GCAACAGCTACCACACCCAAGGGAGCTTTGACTTCCCTAATGGGAATCATTCTGGAGGTAGTGGAGGTCCTCCTATGAATGATTTCATCCATGGGCCCCAGCTGTCCCACCCCCCCGATGGACCTGGTGGCCTCCTCTCCCAGGACAAACCCCTTAGCCACAGCATGACCGATGCA ATGTCCCATTCAGATCAGTCCCATAACTCCATGCAGCAGAGCTTGCATGCGTCTCCACACCCTGGCAGCCAAACAGGGCCGCAGTTGCATCACAGCGGCCAGCCATCGCAGCCGCCTCGCCAGCAGCAGCCCCAGCCTCAGCATCCTGGGCAGAGCAGTCACCCGCACAGCGATCTGAACTTTAACCCCTCCTCAGAAGGGCAGATGGGTCAGGGAGCCCAGGACATGCCCGAACCCTCGCTGGAT CTGCTTCCAGAGCTGGCCAATCCAGAAGAGTTACTCTCATACTTGGACCCTCCCGACCTCCCGGCCAACAGCAACGATGACCTTCTCTCTCTTTTTGAGAACAACTAG